ATGTGATGAGCGAGCAGTGCAAAACCACCCGCAATCAAGACGAATCCCATAGGACGGGTCACGGCGTGCCCGATCTGGGGAAGTTTTTCCAATACCATGAACAGGGTCGCCAGCCCCATCCAGAGCAGGCTCATGACGCCGCCGACAAAGCCCAACGCCATGAAGCCCCAGCAGCAACCGACACAGAACGCACCCAGTCCGACGCCCATGCGTACACCGCCGCCGAATCCGGTTTTCCAGTGGCCCAGAAAATACGTCATCGGTGCATGGCAAACACCGTGGCAGACTTCTTTCGCCCGAGAAAACTGAAAGGCACCCACGGTGATCAACAGGCCGGCGGCCAGATATGGCGATTTAGCGATTCCCAACATATCAACCGCTCCGCCAAACAGCAGCGCCAATTGCAGGCCAGTGATCAGCGCAGCAAAGCCCACCCAAACTATGAAATATCCGGATAGAACGCCCAGCCACCC
The Ruegeria sp. SCSIO 43209 genome window above contains:
- a CDS encoding DUF2182 domain-containing protein, with protein sequence MSRSIFRSALWLGFYITILWSWWMMVSMSRDMDVDWIGRPGPMGQAMAAMDPRMDMYMPMAEFGPLFWMWAIMMAAMMLPTLVPTLRSYDDLIRSANGTRAGWLGVLSGYFIVWVGFAALITGLQLALLFGGAVDMLGIAKSPYLAAGLLITVGAFQFSRAKEVCHGVCHAPMTYFLGHWKTGFGGGVRMGVGLGAFCVGCCWGFMALGFVGGVMSLLWMGLATLFMVLEKLPQIGHAVTRPMGFVLIAGGFALLAHHIVYGG